One window of Cellulomonas shaoxiangyii genomic DNA carries:
- a CDS encoding alpha/beta fold hydrolase, which produces MTETATHRILEVPGARIAYDVRGPLPTAGEPPLVLIGQPMDASGFGTLASHFPDRTVVTYDPRGLGRSTRSDGTTTQDPRQQAADLHALVAELGGGPVDLFGSSGGAVTALAWVTEHPGDVRTLVAHEPPLLGVLPDAEHARAASARVDAAYQAHGWGHGMAAFIALTSWQGEFPADFLTELPDPAAFGMPAEDDGGRDDPLLSGAAAAVTAYEPDVARLRATSTRVVLAAGIESRDIITWRTTHALADRLGTDVAVFPSNHGGFLGDEFGMPGQPEAFATRLREVLAEG; this is translated from the coding sequence ATGACCGAGACCGCCACCCACCGCATCCTCGAGGTGCCCGGCGCACGCATCGCGTACGACGTCCGTGGCCCCCTCCCCACGGCGGGTGAGCCGCCGCTCGTCCTCATCGGCCAGCCGATGGACGCGTCCGGCTTCGGCACGCTGGCCTCGCACTTCCCCGACCGCACGGTCGTCACGTACGACCCGCGGGGCCTGGGCCGCAGCACGCGCAGCGACGGGACCACGACGCAGGACCCGCGCCAGCAGGCGGCGGACCTGCACGCGCTGGTCGCGGAGCTCGGCGGCGGCCCGGTCGACCTGTTCGGGTCGAGCGGCGGCGCCGTGACCGCGCTCGCGTGGGTGACGGAGCACCCGGGCGACGTGCGCACCCTCGTGGCGCACGAGCCGCCGCTCCTGGGCGTGCTGCCCGACGCGGAGCACGCCCGCGCGGCGAGCGCACGCGTCGACGCGGCGTACCAGGCGCACGGCTGGGGCCACGGCATGGCCGCGTTCATCGCGCTGACGTCGTGGCAGGGCGAGTTCCCCGCCGACTTCCTCACGGAGCTGCCCGACCCCGCGGCGTTCGGCATGCCGGCCGAGGACGACGGGGGCCGCGACGACCCGCTGCTGTCGGGCGCCGCCGCGGCCGTGACGGCGTACGAGCCGGACGTGGCGCGGCTGCGGGCCACGTCGACCCGCGTCGTGCTCGCCGCGGGCATCGAGAGCCGCGACATCATCACGTGGCGCACGACGCACGCCCTCGCCGACCGGCTGGGCACCGACGTCGCCGTCTTCCCGAGCAACCACGGCGGGTTCCTCGGCGACGAGTTCGGCATGCCCGGCCAGCCCGAGGCGTTCGCGACGCGCCTGCGCGAGGTGCTCGCGGAGGGCTGA
- a CDS encoding FBP domain-containing protein, translating to MHPLTEKQIRSSFVNASRREATQATLPDLDALDWDRLDYLGWRDRKAPLSAYVVLEVDAEPTGVLLRSGERTARVRRRAVCAWCEDVVVTEDVTLYVARRGGASGRRGNTIGTLICTDFLCSANVRRPPTRTEAGSDVESVREEIVARRVAGLRERSARFVGEVLSTR from the coding sequence ATGCACCCCCTGACCGAGAAGCAGATCCGCAGCTCGTTCGTCAACGCCAGCCGCCGCGAGGCCACCCAGGCGACCCTGCCCGACCTGGACGCCCTGGACTGGGACCGTCTCGACTACCTGGGCTGGCGCGACCGCAAGGCGCCCCTGTCCGCGTACGTCGTCCTGGAGGTCGACGCCGAGCCGACCGGCGTGCTGCTGCGCTCCGGTGAGCGCACCGCACGCGTGCGACGCCGCGCCGTGTGCGCGTGGTGCGAGGACGTCGTCGTCACCGAGGACGTCACGCTGTACGTCGCCCGCCGCGGCGGCGCGTCCGGCCGGCGCGGCAACACCATCGGCACGCTGATCTGCACCGACTTCCTGTGCTCCGCGAACGTGCGGCGCCCGCCGACGCGCACGGAGGCCGGCTCGGACGTCGAGTCCGTGCGCGAGGAGATCGTCGCGCGCCGGGTCGCCGGGCTGCGCGAGCGGTCCGCGCGGTTCGTGGGCGAGGTGCTCAGCACGCGCTGA